A window from Phaeocystidibacter marisrubri encodes these proteins:
- a CDS encoding TfoX/Sxy family protein, whose product MAYDEYAAERVDRILQSKSVAFEQKKMFGGVAFMVNHKMCIGVIKNELMCRVGEELQETALQQIGAKAMEFTGKPMKGYVSVEPDGFDTENQLEQWVNWCLAFNPKAKASKNRKS is encoded by the coding sequence ATGGCCTACGACGAATATGCAGCGGAGCGAGTGGACCGCATCTTACAGAGTAAATCTGTCGCATTTGAGCAGAAAAAAATGTTCGGTGGTGTAGCCTTTATGGTCAACCACAAGATGTGCATTGGCGTCATAAAGAATGAGTTGATGTGCCGAGTGGGAGAAGAACTCCAAGAAACGGCTCTGCAACAGATTGGCGCAAAGGCCATGGAATTCACTGGAAAACCCATGAAGGGATATGTTTCCGTGGAACCCGATGGATTCGACACCGAAAATCAACTAGAACAATGGGTAAATTGGTGCCTCGCATTCAACCCCAAAGCAAAAGCAAGTAAGAATCGGAAATCATGA
- a CDS encoding DEAD/DEAH box helicase: MQTFADLGLRPEILAALNSIGFETPTPIQQEAIPKLLVGERDLIGLAQTGTGKTAAFGLPLLDAIEDDFYQVQALVLCPTRELCLQITSDLEKFSANMKSVTTLAVYGGAPIYNQIKALSRGAQVVIGTPGRVLDLVKRGKLDLSHLQTLVLDEADEMLNMGFKDDLDAILSTANEERKTWLFSATISPEIARIARNYMNDPEETATAAKNSSSANITHQVCTVHAKDKYEAVRRILDAHPDIFGIIFCRTKIETQDIADKLIRDGYNSDALHGDLNQNQRDVVMRRYRDKSLQVLVATDVAARGLDVKEVTHVIHYQLPDDPEVYVHRSGRTGRAGSTGVSIALAHMRDGRKLREIERLIKKPFDQIDLPSGKEVVAARARFWVQQVLNSESNPESLQELWPIVDEGLAELDKTELLHRVAGLALQQFVNEYEKAADLNHRGHDRDRGRDRDDRGDRGDRERRGSGEFAVFKLSLGAKDRINKGSLMKEINRMRGIKGIEIGKIRIHEDHTMIELDKQRSSEAFQAFKRWKYFGRKVFVDQMDGKETADRSFTDRPPRSKGKKNFNKNR; encoded by the coding sequence ATGCAGACTTTCGCCGATCTCGGGTTACGCCCAGAGATTCTAGCGGCCTTGAATTCTATTGGATTCGAGACTCCTACACCCATTCAACAAGAAGCAATTCCAAAACTTTTGGTAGGCGAGCGTGACCTCATTGGTCTAGCTCAAACCGGAACCGGTAAAACCGCAGCTTTCGGCCTTCCTCTTCTCGATGCTATCGAGGATGACTTCTACCAAGTTCAAGCATTGGTTCTTTGTCCAACTCGTGAATTGTGTCTTCAGATCACAAGCGACTTGGAAAAATTCAGCGCCAACATGAAATCTGTAACAACCCTTGCGGTTTACGGAGGTGCTCCCATTTACAATCAGATCAAAGCCTTGAGCCGTGGTGCGCAAGTTGTCATTGGTACTCCTGGTCGTGTTCTCGACTTGGTGAAACGAGGAAAACTTGACCTCTCTCACCTACAAACACTTGTACTTGACGAGGCTGACGAAATGCTCAACATGGGCTTCAAAGACGATTTGGATGCCATTTTGAGTACAGCGAACGAAGAGAGAAAAACATGGTTGTTCTCTGCAACAATTTCTCCAGAAATTGCTCGTATCGCTCGCAACTACATGAACGATCCAGAAGAAACTGCTACCGCAGCAAAGAACTCTTCTTCTGCTAACATTACGCACCAGGTTTGTACCGTGCACGCCAAAGACAAGTACGAAGCTGTTCGTCGTATTTTGGATGCACACCCAGACATCTTCGGTATCATCTTCTGTAGAACTAAGATTGAAACCCAAGACATCGCCGACAAACTCATTCGTGATGGATACAATTCAGATGCACTTCACGGCGATTTGAATCAAAACCAACGCGACGTTGTTATGCGCCGCTACCGCGATAAGAGTCTACAAGTACTCGTTGCTACAGACGTAGCTGCACGTGGTTTGGACGTTAAAGAAGTAACTCACGTTATTCACTACCAACTTCCAGACGATCCTGAGGTATATGTTCACCGCTCTGGTAGAACGGGTCGTGCGGGTAGCACAGGTGTTTCTATTGCTCTCGCTCACATGCGCGACGGTAGAAAGCTTCGTGAAATCGAGCGATTGATCAAAAAACCATTTGATCAAATTGACCTTCCGTCAGGTAAAGAAGTTGTGGCTGCTCGTGCGAGATTCTGGGTTCAACAAGTCCTCAATTCAGAAAGCAATCCAGAGTCTCTTCAAGAGCTTTGGCCAATTGTTGACGAAGGATTGGCGGAATTGGACAAAACGGAACTCCTTCACCGCGTAGCCGGTTTGGCACTTCAACAGTTCGTAAACGAATACGAGAAAGCAGCCGATCTCAACCACCGTGGACATGACCGCGACAGAGGTCGTGATCGTGACGACAGAGGTGATAGAGGTGACAGAGAGCGTAGAGGATCCGGTGAATTTGCCGTATTCAAACTATCTCTTGGCGCCAAAGACCGCATCAACAAAGGAAGTTTGATGAAGGAAATCAATCGCATGCGTGGAATTAAGGGAATCGAAATCGGCAAGATTCGCATTCACGAAGATCACACCATGATTGAACTCGATAAGCAAAGAAGTTCTGAAGCTTTCCAAGCCTTCAAGAGATGGAAATATTTTGGAAGAAAAGTATTTGTAGATCAAATGGACGGAAAAGAAACCGCAGACCGCAGTTTCACAGATCGTCCACCGAGAAGCAAAGGCAAGAAAAACTTCAACAAAAACAGATAA